One window from the genome of Desulfobulbaceae bacterium encodes:
- a CDS encoding glycine zipper 2TM domain-containing protein — translation MKKIIAGLTLALSLSLTVQAGADSNAVNGLLLGAGGGALIGQAVGRNTKGTLIGTAVGSVLGYALGNEMDKNGTYRPVARSTVYREPRMVVVRPESQEMCRETEILATIDGRAETIYGMSCWQDGEWVMVADEPPPPAFITRTIVLRERERDHHRHGHHRSHRRDWSRDDDHGHERRKHKQKVIYRAGW, via the coding sequence ATGAAAAAAATAATCGCAGGTTTGACACTGGCCTTGAGTTTGAGCCTGACGGTTCAGGCCGGGGCTGACAGCAACGCTGTCAACGGATTACTACTGGGGGCTGGAGGCGGAGCCCTGATCGGGCAGGCTGTGGGCAGGAATACCAAAGGGACACTAATCGGCACGGCGGTGGGATCGGTCCTGGGGTATGCCCTTGGCAACGAGATGGACAAAAATGGAACCTACCGACCGGTAGCCCGCTCAACGGTCTACCGAGAACCCAGGATGGTAGTGGTCAGGCCAGAGAGTCAGGAGATGTGTCGGGAAACAGAGATCCTCGCCACCATTGATGGCAGGGCGGAGACAATCTATGGGATGTCATGCTGGCAGGACGGCGAATGGGTGATGGTGGCAGACGAGCCGCCGCCTCCGGCCTTTATCACCAGAACGATCGTGCTGCGCGAACGCGAAAGAGACCATCACCGTCATGGCCATCATCGCTCCCACCGTCGAGACTGGAGCAGAGATGATGACCATGGCCATGAACGGAGAAAGCACAAACAAAAGGTCATTTATCGGGCGGGGTGGTGA